In a genomic window of Thalassotalea piscium:
- a CDS encoding DUF4212 domain-containing protein, which translates to MEDKTTYWQENLRLIFICLAVWFVVSFGFGILLVEPLNEIRLGGYKLGFWFAQQGSIYTFLGLIFWYTKKMNDLDKKYNVEE; encoded by the coding sequence ATGGAAGACAAAACAACATATTGGCAAGAAAATCTTCGCCTAATATTCATCTGTCTTGCTGTCTGGTTCGTGGTGTCATTTGGTTTCGGTATACTTTTAGTTGAGCCGTTGAATGAAATTCGTCTAGGTGGGTACAAGCTAGGTTTTTGGTTTGCACAGCAAGGTTCAATTTACACTTTCTTAGGTTTGATTTTCTGGTATACCAAGAAAATGAATGACCTTGATAAAAAATATAATGTGGAGGAGTAG